AGAGGATAATTGGCGAGTTAAACACCCGCGCTTAGATGTCTGGATGAAGGAAATCGAACAGCATCAATCATTTGCCACAACATCTCGTCCTGACGCTTGAGATAACAAATTGAAAATATTTATGCATCCTAAATTCGGCCTAGGAACACTTTGCCATGGAATATACTAATCTTGGAAAAACCGGACTCAAGGTAAGTGTTGCGGGTATCGGCACCGGCGGAAATAGTCGCTTGGGAATCAAGACTGGTAGAACGACCGGGCAATCGATCGCGATCCTTCACGAAGCAATTGATCTTGGCATCAATTTTATAGATACAGCTGAAAACTATGGTTCCGACCAAATCGTAGGTGAAGCAATAAAATCGTTTTCACGGGATAAAATTGTACTTGCCACCAAGTCCACAATTAGGAATTCCGATGGCTGTCTCACTGCCGACGAAGTTATTTTCAGGCTTAATTCTTCTCTTAAACGACTCAACACAGATTACGTTGACGTGCTAAATTTACATGGCGTTAGACCAGAGGAGTACGACTACAGCTTAAATGAACTTGCTCCTGCACTGCTCAAAGAAAAAGAAAAAGGTAAAATCAAACACCTTGGGCTAACTGAATCGGCAACCTGTGATCCCCACCACACAGTGATCGAAAAAGCGCTGGAGGAAGATATTTGGGAAGTTTGTATGGTGGCCTACCATTTAATGTGTCAACAAGCACGAAATACAATCTTTCCCCTGACACAAAAAAAAGGTGTTGGAACACTTCTTATGTACGCTGTTAGAAGTATTTTTTCGGATAGAGAATATTTAAAGGAAACACTTAAAACACTTGCTGCAGAGGGGAAGATTGACCCGGCCCTCGCTTTGGGCGAACCACTGGATTTCCTAATGGTTGAAGGCGGCGCGAAAAGCATCATAGACGCAGCGTATAGGTTTGTCCGCCACGAACCAGGCGTGGATGTATTGCTCTTCGGTACTGGCAACATAGAGCATCTCAGAGCTAATCTGTCATCAATCTTATCGCCACCTCTTCCTCAGCTCACCGTCGACAAAATCTACGATCTATTTGGACACTTGGTAGGTGTTGGCTTGGACATGCCTCGATTCACAAGCTAACTTTACTAAACAAATCCCTTGAGAGATGGAGAATTAGATGTTTAATGAAAAGGTACATTGTCTGGGTATGGCGCCTCGTTTTCTCGCTGGGGTTCTAGAAATTCCTGTTTACCATATGAGGGGCGGCACCTCGACAGGCATCGTTCTTTTCAAAGATCATCTTCCTGAGAGTCAGCCGCTACGCGAAGAATTAATACGCCACCTTATGGGCGTACCACAAAAAGGGGAGGTGCATGGCGACAGGCAAATAACCGGCCTTGGAAGAGGCATTCCGCAAAGTTGTAAAGTGTTCATAGTCGGACGCTCAGATCGCGATGATGCTGACATCGATAGCACCTTAGCTCAACTCGCGCCAGGAAAAGCAGCTATAGACTGGAGTGTCAATTGCGGAAATATGTCTTCAACATTGCCAATATTCGCTCAGGAAATTGGATTGATTAAAGTTCAATCGGGGCGATCGCGTGTTCGCATATACAA
The DNA window shown above is from Pseudomonadota bacterium and carries:
- a CDS encoding aldo/keto reductase, producing the protein MEYTNLGKTGLKVSVAGIGTGGNSRLGIKTGRTTGQSIAILHEAIDLGINFIDTAENYGSDQIVGEAIKSFSRDKIVLATKSTIRNSDGCLTADEVIFRLNSSLKRLNTDYVDVLNLHGVRPEEYDYSLNELAPALLKEKEKGKIKHLGLTESATCDPHHTVIEKALEEDIWEVCMVAYHLMCQQARNTIFPLTQKKGVGTLLMYAVRSIFSDREYLKETLKTLAAEGKIDPALALGEPLDFLMVEGGAKSIIDAAYRFVRHEPGVDVLLFGTGNIEHLRANLSSILSPPLPQLTVDKIYDLFGHLVGVGLDMPRFTS